The proteins below come from a single Aegilops tauschii subsp. strangulata cultivar AL8/78 chromosome 6, Aet v6.0, whole genome shotgun sequence genomic window:
- the LOC109780366 gene encoding probable L-type lectin-domain containing receptor kinase S.7: protein MVVVSPATANARICIFLTGCLLCFLLSRGHVDAAAASPAWPLSFSFDFSNTSNNRLQEQDLRLEGDAEKKDDLVDLTCNFGKPEKNEYCKGRMSYRDPVPLYDNSTGEVASFTTTFTFSTHILPNTTWKGEGITFFLSAYPSRLPLQSWGSLLGLTDSYDTSATGAERFVAVEFDTSSDWWDPIGDEHIGIDCNSITSVSTTRLLGYSLNGTMTATITFDNTTRTLEATLHFDYDPSLPTARIKTQLPDRLDDLLPPEVSVGFSAATSNYTELHQIHSWSFSSTIAPRARETPTWLRGSNQSKVMRCSVRKVIDPFIFAYNSIVRKGVNCRTTQPGRRRSFIIGGAFSAIALVVMWSILSWCRWRSTRDSFGMASRLKRFKYHDLSIATDRFSDEKKIGAGGFGMVYSGSLKTDQPVAVKKILKDSRGDFKDFLAELDAIGRTGHGNVVRLEGWCCSINNFMFWCLRRQNIKLFLVYELVPNGNLHQHLHERAEVLTWAKRYKIVKGIGSALHYLHHLCKPSILHRDVKPSNILLDHDFNAKLGDFGLSRVARENEDSSLLTAMAIGTADYMDPQCRKHGQVKLRSSSDVYSFGIVLLEIVHGENNPDLVRKLHTDRPETFAKDVADKKLAGQFDKTEMERVIVLAIRCSERDENQRPSMVAAMQFLENGGELPPATADRSTPL from the exons ATGGTGGTCGTCTCGCCTGCAACTGCAAATGCACGCATCTGCATCTTCCTCACCGGCTGCCTGCTCTGCTTCCTCCTGTCCCGCGGCCATGTCGACGCTGCAGCCGCCTCCCCGGCGTGGCCACTGTCCTTCAGCTTCGACTTCTCAAACACCTCCAACAACCGTCTGCAAGAGCAAGACCTCCGGCTCGAGGGCGACGCGGAAAAGAAGGACGATCTGGTTGACCTCACCTGCAACTTCGGCAAGCCCGAGAAGAACGAGTACTGCAAGGGCCGGATGTCGTACCGCGACCCGGTGCCCTTGTACGACAACAGCACCGGCGAGGTGGCCAGCTTTACCACAACCTTCACCTTCTCCACCCACATTCTGCCCAACACAACATGGAAGGGGGAAGGCATAACCTTCTTCCTCTCCGCCTACCCGTCAAGATTACCGCTGCAGTCGTGGGGCAGCTTACTCGGCCTCACCGATAGTTACGATACTAGCGCCACCGGTGCAGAGCGGTTCGTCGCGGTCGAGTTCGACACCTCCTCCGACTGGTGGGATCCCATTGGAGACGAGCATATCGGCATCGACTGCAACTCCATCACCTCGGTCAGCACCACCAGGTTGCTGGGCTACAGCCTCAATGGCACCATGACGGCGACCATTACTTTTGACAACACCACCCGGACGCTGGAGGCCACCCTGCACTTTGATTACGATCCTTCTCTTCCTACCGCTCGGATCAAGACGCAGTTACCTGATCGCCTCGATGACTTGCTCCCGCCGGAGGTGTCGGTCGGGTTCTCTGCGGCCACTAGTAACTACACTGAGCTGCATCAGATACACTCTTGGTCCTTCAGCTCAACTATCGCACCCAGAGCCAGAG AAACACCTACGTGGCTAAGAGGATCCAACCAGAGCAAGGTGATGAGGTGCTCCGTAAGAAAG GTAATAGACCCCTTTATCTTTGCTTACAATTCTATCGTTCGCAAGGGGGTGAACTGTAGGACGACCCAGCCCG GACGTCGTCGTTCGTTCATTATTGGAGGAGCATTCAGTGCGATCGCCTTGGTGGTAATGTGGTCGATCTTGTCATGGTGTAGGTGGAGAAGCACACGCGACTCCTTTGGGATGGCAAGTCGTCTCAAGAGATTTAAGTACCACGACTTGTCTATTGCCACCGACAGATTCTCCGATGAGAAGAAGATCGGGGCGGGTGGCTTCGGTATGGTATACAGTGGGAGCCTCAAGACCGACCAACCGGTAGCCGTGAAGAAGATTCTCAAGGATTCGAGGGGTGACTTCAAGGACTTCCTAGCGGAGTTGGACGCCATTGGCCGAACCGGCCATGGCAACGTGGTCAGACTCGAAGGCTGGTGCTGCAGTATAAATAATTTCATGTTTTGGTGCTTGCGCAGACAGAACATCAAGCTCTTCCTTGTCTATGAACTTGTGCCTAATGGCAACCTCCACCAGCACCTGCACGAAAGGGCCGAGGTTCTGACATGGGCAAAGAG GTACAAAATAGTGAAGGGCATAGGGTCCGCTCTTCATTACCTCCACCACTTATGCAAGCCATCCATCTTGCACAGAGATGTCAAGCCAAGCAACATACTCCTGGACCATGATTTCAACGCCAAGCTCGGCGACTTTGGGCTGTCGAGGGTCGCCCGAGAGAACGAAGATTCATCGCTGTTGACGGCGATGGCGATTGGGACTGCGGACTACATGGATCCGCAGTGCAGAAAGCATGGGCAGGTCAAGCTGCGCTCTAGCTCCGACGTCTACAGCTTTGGGATCGTCCTCCTAGAGATAGTGCACGGAGAAAATAACCCAGACCTGGTCCGGAAGCTGCATACAGATCGGCCAGAAACATTTGCGAAGGATGTCGCTGACAAGAAGTTGGCCGGACAGTTTGACAAGACGGAGATGGAGCGCGTGATTGTCCTGGCCATCCGGTGCTCTGAACGAGATGAGAACCAACGGCCTTCGATGGTTGCTGCAATGCAATTCCTGGAGAACGGCGGAGAGTTGCCCCCTGCCACAGCCGATCGATCGACGCCACTCTAG
- the LOC109780357 gene encoding uncharacterized protein, with translation MLVYLKYCFQGLAFPPGHGTIPRSQLHAVRKELLQFMLEDSKMLTSEVFKGFSSSGKCPNICYLLWMDTEATLEVVKCAFAQENFEPTSSTLDASVSKDEEDTDIESPDSQNILLQSVVDTIIHIVGLENEAIHSVVVGTAESEESELWPSVSDFGHIIEFVSFFVSYKRANASQRVLKHILKYLTSSTTSYDDKKMPPQKEVLQLFNVVPQTDWNSDYALNLCLDAHFHQACGMIYTARNQNLAALDSYMKDTMEPYHAFIFINKKLLQLASDEALSFRSTVISRFAELVNLSRECAFVLVIDHFHDEIQQILAELHSDHRSLFLFLKTAIEVHLSGKLDFSELTARNYEIVESLYSGELEDYLQRLSNLPKLFDHNPISMTDKLVELYLELLCQYEPRSVLKFLETFDSYRLERCLLLCLDYGVTDAAAFLQERVGDVASALELVLAGLDEKVNQFIASVENAFSRTSSKSISEIEQPDIVLNMSEACPVLDVLRSSIGLCQRNSQRLDPEESQLLWFQLVDNFSDPLKKLYGSKVVNGKGCWSVGGETTNGHPTGKGFSQKMVNSAYQRCLNTSRRVFSQFVGEIIEAMAGYIPLPAIMAKLLSDNGSQEFGDFKLVIHRMLSMYLYEKRILETAKSVIEDDSFYTLSLLKRGVFHGFAPQTFVCCVCNCSLSKEGAISAVRVFSCGHATHLHCESEQSKSSNKDFKDGCAVCLSMSDTQARNKSPILAENGLPKYPVVEHEVPYGVHHNHETDHVQRSRGLHQMSRFEILNNLQKGQKSFYIETVPPLKLSPPAIYHEKIQKRVSLVGESSRHSVRSGKPQKIWHMKEPKSKKSGNWLPPKSSIFSSDKNQVQ, from the exons ATGCTTGTTTATCTGAAGTATTGCTTCCAGGGCCTAGCATTTCCTCCAG ggcatggaACAATTCCCCGATCCCAGCTTCATGCAGTGAGAAAAGAACTTCTGCAATTCATGCTCGAGGACTCTAAAATGCTCACTTCTGAAGTATTCAAGGGTTTTAGTTCTTCTGGAAAATGCCCAAACATATGCTATCTATTATGGATGGATACGGAAGCTACTTTGGAAGTTGTCAAGTGTGCTTTTGCACAAGAGAATTTTGAACCTACTTCTAGTACTCTTGATGCATCTGTATCTAAGGATGAAGAAGATACTGATATTGAAAGCCCAGATAGTCAAAATATTTTGTTACAAAGTGTAGTTGACACCATCATTCATATTGTTGGTTTAGAAAATGAGGCAATCCATTCCGTTGTTGTGGGTACTGCTGAGTCAGAAGAATCGGAACTTTGGCCTTCAGTGAGTGActtcggtcatatcattgaattCGTGTCCTTTTTTGTTTCCTATAAAAGGGCAAATGCATCTCAAAGAGTTCTCAAGCACATTCTTAAATACCTCACGTCATCCACTACATCATATGATGATAAAAAGATGCCACCTCAGAAAGAAGTTCTTCAGCTCTTCAACGTGGTTCCTCAAACTGACTGGAATTCTGATTATGCGTTGAATCTTTGTTTAGATGCCCATTTTCATCAG GCCTGTGGCATGATATATACAGCCAGAAATCAAAATTTGGCTGCTTTAGATAGTTACATGAAGGATACAATGGAACCATACCACGCATTTATCTTCATCAACAAAAAGTTACTTCAATTGGCAAGTGATGAAGCTTTGTCGTTTCGTTCCACAGTAATATCTCGTTTTGCTGAGCTAGTCAATCTAAGCAG GGAGTGTGCATTTGTCTTGGTCATTGATCATTTTCACGATGAGATCCAGCAAATATTGGCAGAGCTTCATTCTGATCACCGCAGCCTCTTTCTTTTCTTGAAAACTGCAATCGAAGTACACTTGTCAGGAAAACTTGACTTCAGTGAACTTACTGCCAGAAACTATGAAATTGTTGAAAGTCTGTACTCCGGCGAACTCGAAGATTATCTTCAGAGATTATCAAATCTCCCAAAGTTGTTTGACCACAATCCTATTTCTATGACTGATAAGTTAGTTGAACTCTATCTGGAG CTTCTGTGTCAGTATGAACCAAGGTCAGTTCTGAAGTTTCTGGAGACTTTCGATAGCTACAGATTGGAGAGGTGTTTGCTCCTTTGTCTAGATTATGGAGTTACAGATGCTGCTGCATTTCTGCAAGAGAGGGTTGGTGATGTTGCGAGCGCGTTGGAACTTGTTCTAGCTGGACTAGATGAGAAAGTTAACCAGTTTATCGCTTCGGTGGAAAATGCGTTCTCTCGGACATCGTCAAAGAGTATCTCTGAAATTGAGCAACCAGACATTGTTCTAAACATGAGCGAG GCTTGTCCTGTGCTTGATGTGTTACGTTCCTCCATTGGATTGTGCCAAAGGAATTCACAGCGTTTGGATCCAGAGGAGTCTCAGTTACTTTGGTTTCAACTGGTTGACAA TTTCTCAGATCCACTGAAAAAGTTGTATGGAAGCAAGGTTGTAAATGGAAAAGGTTGTTGGTCCGTGGGTGGTGAAACAACAAATGGACATCCAACAGGCAAAGGATTCTCACAAAAAATGGTGAATTCAGCTTATCAAAGGTGTTTGAATACTTCGCGGAGAGTTTTCTCACAATTTGTTGGAGAGATAATTGAGGCAATGGCTGGGTATATACCCCTGCCAGCAATTATGGCAAAGCTATTATCTGACAATGGAAGTCAAGAGTTTGGTGATTTTAAACTTGTCATACATAGAATGCTGTCTATGTATCTCTACGAAAAAAGAATACTG GAAACAGCTAAGTCAGTTATCGAGGATGATTCGTTCTATACCTTGAGCTTATTAAAGAGAGGGGTTTTTCATGGATTTGCTCCACAGACTTTTGTCTGTTGTGTATGCAACTGCTCACTTTCTAAAGAAGGTGCTATTTCAGCAGTTCGAGTATTCAGTTGTGGACATGCAACACATCTTCACTGTGAGTCTGAACAAAGCAAATCATCCAATAAGGATTTTAAAGATggatgtgcagtttgtctctcaATGAGTGACACACAAGCCCGGAACAAATCGCCTATATTAGCTGAGAATGGGCTACCCAAGTATCCCGTGGTTGAACATGAAGTACCATATGGCGTCCATCATAATCACGAGACAGATCATGTTCAGAGATCTCGTGGGCTTCACCAGATGTCACGG TTTGAAATACTGAACAATCTCCAGAAAGGTCAGAAGTCTTTTTATATTGAGACTGTACCCCCATTGAAACTTTCTCCGCCAGCCATATATCATGAAAAGATACAAAAGAGAGTAAGTTTGGTGGGAGAATCCAGCAGACATTCAGTTAGAAGTGGAAAACCACAGAAAATATGGCACATGAAGGAGCCAAAATCAAAGAAATCAGGGAATTGGCTTCCACCAAAGTCAAGCATATTCA GTTCTGACAAGAATCAAGTGCAGTAG